The following proteins are co-located in the Solenopsis invicta isolate M01_SB chromosome 7, UNIL_Sinv_3.0, whole genome shotgun sequence genome:
- the LOC105206772 gene encoding uncharacterized protein LOC105206772 isoform X1 has translation MKKVSLADHITDISDSENAKKTRKSRAHHIPSSSEESENEKRPPKKRFKNIRSAAKKIIELNIQYPKFPSASSIIRSPLTNIENDNPVLRKHDRNISVVQEANTSVKTYNITDTSIDTNHTFLTSSGKNDFLIDNAELRKHDNNISVVQETNASVKTSNVTDIFTDINHTFFTTDEKMNYLIGPVEIKINDKKEDNIADLLPIKDLEQLENFEKELQNKEIYNQMMLFIIINLM, from the exons atgaaaaaagtttctttagcAGACCATATAACTGATATTAGTGATtcagaaaatgcaaaaaaaactagaaaatctCGTGCACATCATATTCCATCATCAAGTGAGGAATCTGAGAATGAAAAACGTCCtccaaaaaaaagatttaaaaatattagaagcgccgcaaaaaaaataattgaactcAACATTCAATATCCAAAGTTTCCTTCAGCCTCTAGCATCATCAGATCACCACTTACTAACATTGAAAAtg atAACCCAGTGTTGAGAAAACATGATAGAAACATATCAGTTGTACAAGAGGCAAATACTTCCGTGAAAACATACAACATTACAGATACTTCTATAGACACAAATCACACATTTTTAACGAGTAGTGGAAAAAATGATTTCTTAATTG ataacgCAGAGTTGAGAAAACATGATAATAACATATCAGTTGTACAAGAGACAAATGCTTCCGTAAAAACATCCAACGTTACAGATATCTTTACAGACATAAATCACACATTTTTTACAACTGatgaaaaaatgaattatttaattg GACCTGtagaaatcaaaattaatgacaaaaagGAAGATAATATTGCTGATCTACTTCCAATTAAAGACTTAGAACAACtggaaaactttgaaaaagaattacaaaataaggaaatttataatcaaatg atgCTATTTATCATCATAAATTTGATGTAA
- the LOC105206772 gene encoding uncharacterized protein LOC105206772 isoform X2 encodes MKKVSLADHITDISDSENAKKTRKSRAHHIPSSSEESENEKRPPKKRFKNIRSAAKKIIELNIQYPKFPSASSIIRSPLTNIENDNPVLRKHDRNISVVQEANTSVKTYNITDTSIDTNHTFLTSSGKNDFLIDNAELRKHDNNISVVQETNASVKTSNVTDIFTDINHTFFTTDEKMNYLIDAIYHHKFDVKEDYIFKKI; translated from the exons atgaaaaaagtttctttagcAGACCATATAACTGATATTAGTGATtcagaaaatgcaaaaaaaactagaaaatctCGTGCACATCATATTCCATCATCAAGTGAGGAATCTGAGAATGAAAAACGTCCtccaaaaaaaagatttaaaaatattagaagcgccgcaaaaaaaataattgaactcAACATTCAATATCCAAAGTTTCCTTCAGCCTCTAGCATCATCAGATCACCACTTACTAACATTGAAAAtg atAACCCAGTGTTGAGAAAACATGATAGAAACATATCAGTTGTACAAGAGGCAAATACTTCCGTGAAAACATACAACATTACAGATACTTCTATAGACACAAATCACACATTTTTAACGAGTAGTGGAAAAAATGATTTCTTAATTG ataacgCAGAGTTGAGAAAACATGATAATAACATATCAGTTGTACAAGAGACAAATGCTTCCGTAAAAACATCCAACGTTACAGATATCTTTACAGACATAAATCACACATTTTTTACAACTGatgaaaaaatgaattatttaattg atgCTATTTATCATCATAAATTTGATGTAAAAGAGgactatatatttaaaaaaatttga
- the LOC120358328 gene encoding LOW QUALITY PROTEIN: E3 ubiquitin-protein ligase HUWE1-like (The sequence of the model RefSeq protein was modified relative to this genomic sequence to represent the inferred CDS: inserted 2 bases in 1 codon): MKMTETIRKQLNVFLEGFYDIIPKRLISIFNEQEFELLVVPYVDIKNLVANTEHHKYTAMSLQIQWFXSALHSFDQADRAKFLQFVTSKVSLQDFAVLEGMNCIQKFQIHREDRSTDKLPSAHN, encoded by the exons atgaaaatgactgAAACAATTCGTAAGCA GTTAAATGTATTCTTGGAAGGCTTTTATGATATTATACCTAAACGACTAATTTCCatatttaatgaacaagaaTTTGAATTATTGGTCGTGCCTTATGTAGATATCAAGAATCTTGTAGCAAATACTGAACATCATAAATACACTGCTATGTCTTTACAG ATTCAATGGTT TAGTGCATTACATAGTTTTGATCAAGCGGATCGTGCGAAGTTCTTACAATTCGTTACGTCCAAAGTGTCGTTACAAGATTTTGCTGTGTTAGAAGGCATGAATTGCATACAAAAGTTCCAAATTCACAGAGAAGATAGGTCAACAGACAAACTTCCATCTGCACATAATTGA